Part of the Fodinicola acaciae genome is shown below.
TGCCAGCTCGCCGGTCAGCGGCTCGAGGTCGTACGCGGCGGCTCTGCGCAGTTGCGCGTACGGCCCGGCCTCGCCGCTTCCCCACGGCGACCGGCCGGTGGCGGCGGCGTACAGCGTCGCGCCGAGCGAGAACACGTCGGCCGCTGGCGTCGCCTCATGACCGTTGGCGACCTCCGGTGCCAGGTAACCGGCCGTGCCGGCCGCCTGCGCGCCGCCGGTCACCGTCGCCTCCGACCAGCGCGCGATGCCCAGATCGCTGAGCTTCGCCGTGCCGTCCTCGCCGACCAACGTGTTGGCCGGCTTGATGTCGCGGTGCGTGATGTCGGCCGCGTGCATCGCCGCCAGCGCGCCGGCCAGGTCGGCGCCGATCCGGCGGACCTGCTCCGGCGGCAGCGGACCGCCGGCGGCCAGCAGCTCGTCGAGGCTGCGCGACGGCAGGTATTCCATCACCAGCCAGCGCTCGTCACCGTCCATCACCACGTCGTACACGGTCACGACGTGCGCGTCTGTCAGTCCGGCGCCGATCCGTGCCTCGCGGCGGATCTGGCCGGCGTCGCCGGTGTGCGAGCGCTTCAGCGCCACCGTACGGCGCAGCTCCAGGTCGGTGGCCCGCCAGACGACCCCCATGCCGCCGGCGCCGAGCCGTTCCTCCAGCCGGTAGCGCTGCGCGATCAGTCGGCCGGTCGTCACGCGGACAGTCTGCCAGGTGCGGAAACGTTTCCGGACCCGTCCTGACGCGGCTCCGGTATCAACGGGCCAGCCGATGCGTACAAAGGAGGCAGCATGTGGACAAAACTGGTCGCCGCGCTCGCCGTCGCCGGTCTGGTGGTGAGCGCCGGCACCGATGCCGGCGCGGCCGGCTGGGACCCGCGACAACCCGGTCCGAACGACCTGTTCACCGGCGCGGACGGCTCCAAGAGCTATTTCCGCTCGGTGATCCCGGCCGACCCGCGGCTGGACGCCAACTCGGCCGCGATTGTCGGCAGCATGGGGTCCAACACGCCGCGGCTGAACGGCCCGGAGTGGCAGATCACCATCTTCACCTCGTCCAACAGCGACCCGGAATATCACCCCTCGTTCAGCGAGACCGGCTGGGGATGCTCGGTCGGCGGCAGCATCCACATCCCGGACTACGCGACACGCGAGGTGCCGTCGCCCGGTGACGAGTGGATCGTCGTACACAACAAGGACGACGGCACGGTCAAGTCGATCTGGGGTGCCAGCAAGAACGGCGGCACGTGGAACGGATCGTGCGGTGGTACGTGGCCGGCGGCGAGCGGTGGTGGCAGCGAGTCGAAGAAGGAAGGCGTCGGCACCGGCGCCGAGGTGCAGGCCGGCGCCGGGTTCATCCTCTACAGCGAGATCCAGACCGGTGCGATCGAGCACGCGCTGTATTTCACCTCCACCAAGAGCTGCCGGAGTTTCCGTTCGCCGGCCGGAAAATCCGACGGCAGCGGCGCCGGCGGATCGTGCGTACCGATGGGGGCTCGCCTGCAGCTCGACCCGTCCGTCGACTGTGCCGCGCTGTCCGGCGCGTCGGCCGGCGAGAGGATGATCTGTGTCGCGATGCAGAAATACGGCGGATACGTGCTGGACAGCGGCGGTCCCGGACCGATCAGCGGCATCGGCGTGGCCGGCGACGACCTCACCGATCCGGACCGCTCGCCGTGGCAGCGGCCGGGCGATGGCATGCGCGACGGCGGCATCCTGGACCAGGCCGGACTCGACGGCTCGACCGGCGCCTTGCGGCACATTCCGTGGAACAAGCTGCGCGTGCTGGCCGCCTGGGACGGCCGCTGAAGGTCAGCTGAATGCGTGGTGAAGGCACCGCGTGCTACCGAGAGGCCATGACTGGACTGACGCGACGGAGTCTGCTGGCCGGCAGCGCCGGGCTGGCCGCGGGCGGAGTTTTGCCGCCGCCCGCGGCCAGTGCAGCCGAGGACGGATACGAGCTGTGGTTGCGTTATCGCCGCGTCGAGGATCCAGCGCTGCTGGCAGCTTACCGAGCGATGATCACGCACCTGGTCGTCGGCGGCGGCGAGGCCGTACGCGCGGAGCTGACGCGTGGCCTGTCCGGGATGCTCGGTCGTGCGGTGCCGGAGCGACCGGAGCCGCCCGGGGCCGGCGCCGTCATCGTTGGTACGCCTCAAACATCTCGGCTGGTCGCCGCGTACGTCGACGCCGGCGAGCTGCGCGGACTGGGACCGGAAGGATATCTGATCCAGCGCCGCCGCGGCTGGATTTTCGTTGCCAGCATGGGCGACCGCGGACTCGTGTACGGCGCGTTCCACCTGTTGCGGCTGCTGCAGACCGGTGAAAGCCTGGCGCGGCTGGACATTCGCGAGCGTCCGGCGTACGCGCTGCGGCTGGCCAACCACTGGGACAACCTCGACCGTACGGTCGAACGAGGTTTCGCCGGGCTGTCGATTTTCCACTGGGACGAGCTGCCAAACGTACGCGGCCGCTACGCCGATTACGCCCGCGCGCTCGCCTCGGTCGGCCTGAACGGCACGGTTGTCAACAACGTCAACGCAAACGCGCGTTTTCTGTCCAGCGCGATGATTCACGGCCTCGCCGGTCTTGCCGCCGTGCTGCGCGAGTGGGGGATTTCGCTCTATCTGTCGGCCAATTTCGCCAGCCCGATGGCGTTGAGCGGCCTGCCGACCGCCGATCCGCTGGATGCCGATGTGCAGGCGTGGTGGCGGGCCAAGGCGGCGGAGGTGTACGCCGCGATCCCGGATTTCGGCGGCTTCCTGGTGAAAGCCAACTCCGAAGGCCAACCAGGTCCCGGCGACTACGGTCGGACGCATGCCGACGGCGCCAACCTGATCGCGGCGGCGGTGCGGCCGTACGGTGGCATCGTCATGTGGCGCGCGTTCGTGCACAATTTCGACCCGCGCACCTGGGCCAGCGAGGCATACCGGACTTTCCAGCCGCTGGACGGGAAGTTCGCCGACAACGTCGTCCTGCAGATCAAGAACGGGCCGATCGACTTCCAGGTGCGCGAGCCCGTACATCCGCTGTTTGGCGCGCTGCCACACACAAAGACGATGCTCGAACTGCAGGTGACGCAGGAATACACCGGCCAGTCGACACATTTGTGTTATCTGGTGCCGGAGTGGAAGCAGGTCTACGACTTCGACACGCGTGGCGCCGGCACGGTCGCCCGGATTGTCGGCGGCGCGGCCGGAGTCATGAACATCGGCGACGACCGCGACTGGACCGGTCACCAGCTGGCCGCGGCCAACACGCACGGATATGGTCGGCTGGCGTGGAATCCGGCGCTGGAGCCGGCCGGCATCGCGGCCGAGTGGGCCCGGATGACCTTTGGACCGTGCGCGCAGACGGTCGTCTCGATGCTGCTGGAGTCCTGGCCGGCTTTCGAGGCGTACACCTCACCGCTCGGCTGCGGTTTCCTGCAGAACGGCGGAAACCACTTCGATCCGGACCCGGTCGTCTCGCACGGCTCGCACCTCGCCGACGCGCGGGGCGTCGGATTCGACCGTACGGCGGCGACCGGCACCGGCGACACCGGCCTGTGGTTTCCACCGGTGGCGGCGATGTACGAGTCGTTGGCCGGCTGTCCGGACGAGCTGCTGCTTTTCTTCCACCACGTGGCATACACGCATCGGCTGCGTTCCGGCAAAACCGTGATCCAGCACATTTATGACTCGCATTTCGACGGCTTGCTGGCCGCCGAGCGGCTGCGGCGGCAATGGCGTACGGTCCGCACCGATCCGAGCCGTTTCGCCGCTATCCTGGACCGTTTCGACCATCAGGTCGCGCACGCGACCATCTGGCGCGACACCATCACCGAGTATTTCTTCGAATGGAGCCGGATCCTGGACGTGCGGCGATCGTGGATCCAGACGCGGTTCGCCGAGCCGGCCGTCGCCGTGCTCGCCGGCACGTCGAACGACGTGGCGGTCACCGTCGGAAACGCGAGCGCGGACCGCGTCGACGCGGCCGTACGGCTGGTCGCGCCGGCCGGTTGGACGAGTGGCACCGCCACGGCGAGCTTGGATTCGACCGAGTTCACCGCGATTCCGGTGCCCCTCACGGTGCCGGCAGCGACGCCCGGCTTCGCGACCGTAGGCGCCACGGCTGAGGCCAGCCTCGACGTCATCACCGGCGCACGTGCCGCGAACGACGCCGTCGTCACGCCAGCCGGACCACAATGCGTCCTCGCGCTCGACGCCGGCACGACGGGCAGCCCGGTCCTTTCCACGTACCAAAAGCTGTCGCCGGCCGACCTCTGGGACGCGTCGCGAGGTTTTGGCTGGGTCGGTGGCAAGCCGCAGTCGCGCGACCGGGTGATCCTCGACGCGCTGCGCCGCGACTTCGTCAACGACACCACGGCGCGCACGCTCCGGCTCGGCCTGCCCGCCGGCGGATTCGACGCGTACGCGCTGGTCGGCGACACCAACAGCCTCTATCCGACGCGCATCCGGTCCGGCGGAACGCTGCTCGCGGCCAGCGACGCGATGCCGGGAAACGCCTTCACCTGGCTGCGGTTCCGGCTCGGCGGCGGACAGGTCGACCTGGAGCTGTCCGGCGATCCCGGCCAGCACTGGCATCTGAACGCACTGGTGATTATTGCTGGGACATAAGGTAGATTCTCCAGGCAGAGTGACAACTGCATACGCTGATGACGCGCGGCGGGAGAGCCAGCACCTTGGCGCCGAAGGAGCAACGTCCTCCCGGGAATCTCTCAGGCTTACCGACCGCCACGCCGAGGCATCTCTGGAGAACAGGGCCACCGCGGCCCTTACCGAAGGTGAGCGCCGTCCGGCGCGCAAACTCTCAGGTTTCAGGACAGAGCGGGAGGACCCGGCGACCGCCGGGCCTGACGAAACCGGAGGGTCCATGCCTGAGTTTCCCGTCGACCGCTCGTACACCGTCGACCACGAGTGGGTCCGGCTGCTGCCCGGCGAGCCGCTCGACGAGCCGGTACGGGTCGGCATCACGTCGGTGGCCACCGACGCGCTCGGTGACCTGGTGTTCCTCGACCTGCCGAAGGTGGGCAGCACGGTGACCACCGGAGAGGTGTGCGGCGAGGTCGAGTCGACCAAGACCGTCTCCGAGCTCTATCCGCCGGTCAGTGGCCGGGTGAGCGCGGTCAACGCGGCAGCTGTCGACGATCCGTCCGTGGTCACCGCCGATCCGTACGGCGCCGGCTGGCTGTTCGCCGTGCTGCCGACCGCGACCGGCGACCTGTTGACCGCGGCGCAATACGCGGAGAAGTGCGGACCATGACCGTCAGCGTCTTCGACCTGTTCTCGATCGGCATCGGACCGTCCAGCTCGCACACCGTCGGCCCGATGCGCGCGGCCGGCCGGTTCGTCGCCGACCTGAAGGCCAGCGGCGAGCTGGCCGAGGTCACCGGCGTACGCGTCGACCTCTACGGCTCGCTGGCCGCGACCGGCGCCGGCCACGGCACGCAGCCGGCGATTTTGGTTGGCCTGGAAGGCCATCAGCCCGAGACGATCGATCCGGACGAGCTGGAGCGGCGGCGCGAGCAGATCCGCGCGACCGGCCGGATCAACCTCGGCGGCGTCACGCCGGTCGCGCTCACCGAAGACGCGATTGTGTTGCACGCGTTGACAATCCTGCCGCGGCACCCGAACGGCATGACCATCACCGCGTACGCCGGTGGCCGCGCAGTCCATGCGCAGACCTATTTTTCCGTCGGCGGTGGCTTCGTGGTGACCGAATCCGAGCCATTGCGCGCGAAACCGAGCGCGGACACGCCGTATTCGTTTGGCTCGGCCGCCGAGCTGTTGGCGCTGACCACCAGCCACGACCTGACGGTGAGCGGCCTGATGCTCGCGTACGAGCGCGCGTTTCGGTCGACGTCGCAGGTGATCGACCGGCTGTTGCGCATCCGCGACGTGATGGTCGCCTGCGAGCGGCGTGGCATCGGCCGCGACGGTGTGCTGCCTGGCCGCTTGCGCGTACGACGGCGTGCCGCGGAGTGGTTTCGCCGGCTGGACGCCGAAGATCCGCGCCGCGAGCCGGCTTTCGCCGAGGACTGGGTCAACCTGGTCGCGCTGGCGGTGAACGAGGAAAACGCCGCCGGTGGCCGGATCGTCACCGCACCGACCAACGGCGCCGCCGGCATCATCCCCGCGGTTTTGCATTACGCACTGCATTACACGCCGGCCGGAAAGGCCGATCCCGACGATGCGACCGTACGATTTTTGTTGGCCGCCGGTGCGATCGGCTCGCTCTACAAGGAACGCGCGTCGATTTCCGGCGCCGAGGTCGGCTGCCAGGGCGAGGTCGGCTCAGCCGCGTCGATGGCCGCCGCCGGCCTCGCCGAGGTGCTCGGCGGAGTGCCGGCACAGGTGGAAAACGCGGCCGAGATCGCGATGGAGCACAGCCTCGGCCTCACCTGTGATCCCATCGGTGGCCTGGTCCAGATCCCTTGCATAGAACGAAATGCCATCTCCGCCGGCAAGGCCATCAACGCCGCGCGGATGGCGCTGCGTGGTGACGGCGTACACCGCGTCAGCCTGGACCAGGTCATCGAGACGATGCGCTCGACCGGACAGGACATGAGCTCCAAATACAAGGAAACCTCGACCGGCGGCCTGGCCGTCAACGTGCCGGTCAGCGTGGTGGAATGCTGACGTCAGGACAGCAGGTGTTTTAGAGAACCGCACCTATACGCTGCGCAGCACCGAAACGACGATTCCGAGGATGACCGCGTCGTCGCCGTCGATGACGCTGTACGCCGGATTCCGCGGCTCCAGATAGACATGGCCGCCGCGCCGGCGATAGACCTTGACCGTCGCCTCCTCGTCGATCATGGCGGCGACGATCTGGCCGGAGTACGCCTCGGACTGCTGTCGCACGACGACCATGTCGCCGTCGCAGATCGCCGCGTCGATCATCGAGTCGCCGCGTACGCGCAGGGCGAAAACGGTGCCGCGGCCGGTCAGTTCGCGGGGCAGGCTCAGCTGGTCGTCGACGTGCTCGATCGCCGAGATCGGCGTGCCGGCGGCGATGTCGCCGACCACCGGCACGGAGACCGAGTCGTCGGAGATCGCCTGCTCCGCGGGCTCGTGCAGGAAGGCGCGTACGTCAATGGGCCGCGACACCGTGGCGCCGCGCCGCAGAAATCCCTTGTCCTCCAGGCTCGCCAGGTGCTTGGACACCGACGACGAGGAGCGCAGGCCGACCGCGTCGCCGATCTCGCGCGTGCTCGGTGAGTAGCCGTGGCGTACGACCCAGTCACGGATCGCCACCAGGATGCGGCGCTGCCGCTCCGGCAGTGTCGAGGTGTCCAGATGCTCGAAGTCGTCGGCGCTCACCAGAGGATCGTACGAGAACCTCTGCGAGGGTGACGTTCTGGACGTCACCCCCGCGGAGGATGTCAGGCGTTGTTGGCGAGCAGCCGAGTGACCTGGCTCGGTTGCCAGCCGTTGCCGGTGGTGACGCAGCTGACGAAGGGCGCGTGGCCGGGGTTGGTGGCGGCGTTGTTGGGGCAGTAGATCAGTGAGCCGTCTGCCTTGCTGGCCAACAGATCGACGCTGCCGTCGCCGGAGACGTCGACGGCGAGTACGTGGGTGGCGTTGCTTGGTTGCCAGCCGCTTCCGGTGTTCGCGCAGTCCATGAACGGCAGGTGGCCCGGGTTGACCGCGGCGTTGTTCGGGCAGTAGACCAACGTACCGTCGGACTTGATCGCCAACAGGTCGGCCGATCCGTCGCCGGACACGTCCGCCGCGAAGATCTGCGCCGTGTCGGTCCAGCCGTTTCCGGTGGTGACACAGTCCATGAACGGCAGATGCCCGGGATTGGTGGCCGCGTTGTTGGGGCAGTAGATCAGCGAACCGTCGGTCTTCGTCGCGAGAATGTCGACCGATCCGTCGCCGGACACGTCGCCGACCGCGATGTTCGTGACGTGCGCCGGATCCCAGCCGCCGCCGGTGGTCGCGCAGTCCAGGAATGGTACGTGGCCGGGATTGACCGCGGCATTGTTTGGGCAGTAAATGAGCGAGCCGTCGGTCTTGGTGGCCAACAGGTCCGCACTGCCGTCGCCGGACACGTCACCGAGGAACATGTGCGTGACGGTGGAACCCCAACCGCTTCCGGTCACGGCACAGTCCATGAACGGCAGGTGATCCGGGTTGACGGCAGCGTTGTTTGGGCAGTAGATCAGCGATCCGTCGGATTTGGCCGCGACGATGTCGACGCTGCCGTCACCGGATACGTCGCCTTCCACGACTTTGGTGGCGTTCTGCCAGCCGCCGCCGGTGGTGACGCAGTCCATGAATGGCAGGTGGTCCGGGTTGACGGCCGCGTTGTTCGGGCAGTAGATCAGCGATCCGTCGGTCTTGGTGGCGAGCAGGTCGGCGGAGCCGTCGCCGGACACGTCACCATCGACGTGTTTACGTTTCGGCGGTTGAGAACCAAGCCGGTCGACCGCGGCCTGCGCCTCCGACAGATACGCGCGATAAGCGCCGTTGTTGTACGTGGACCACGGCTGCCAGTTGGTCCCACCGGAGGAAATCCGGTAGGCCGCGTTGGCGTTGCATTGTGCGTCGTACGCGCATGCGTCCGACACTTCCGGATGCGCACCGCTGTTGATCTGCCACAGACCTCGGTCGATGGTGCCGTTGTGGTTTGGCGGGCTCTTGGCCAGCGGGTTGCAGCGCGACTCGGCGAGTGCGACCGCGACCGCGGTGACCAGGCGGTCGCGGGGAAAGCCGGCGTTGAGGCCGACCTGCGCGCACAGGTCGGCGCCGGTGGCCGCGTACGCAGGAGCCGAAAGGCCCGCGGCGGCAAGAAAAACCGCGGCAAGCAGGGCGAGAAGTCTTCGGGACATTGTCGATCTCCTACGATGCGTTCGCGACGAGTCGACTGACCAGGCTCGGTTGCCAGCCGTTGCCGGTGGTGACGCAGCTGACGAAGGGCGCGTGGCCGGGGTTGGTGGCGGCGTTGTTGGGGCAGTAGATCAGTGAGCCGTCTGCCTTGCTGGCCAACAGATCGACGCTGCCGTCGCCGGAGACGTCGACGGCGAGTACGTGGGTGGCGTTGCTTGGTTGCCAGCCGCTTCCGGTGTTCGCGCAGTCCATGAACGGCAGGTGGCCCGGGTTGACCGCGGCGTTGTTCGGGCAGTAGACCAACGTGCCGTCGCCCTTGATGGCGAGCAGGTCGGCACTTCCGTCGCCGGACACGTCGGCCGCGAAAATCTGCGTGGTGTCAGACCATCCGCTGCCGGTCGTCACGCAGTCCATGAACGGCAGGTGGTCGGGGTTGATGGCGCCGTTGTTCGGGCAGTAGATCAACGTACCGTCGGTCTTCGTCGCGAGAATGTCGACCGATCCGTCGCCGGACACGTCGCCGACCGCGATGTTCGTGACATGTGCCGGATCCCAGCCGCCGCCGGTGGTCACGCAGTCCATGAACGGCAGATGTCCAGGATTGATCGCGGCATTGTTCGGGCAGTAAATGAGCGAGCCGTCGGTCTTGGTGGCCAACAGGTCCGCACTGCCGTCGCCGGACACGTCACCGAGGAACATGTGCGTGACGGTGGAACCCCAACCGCTTCCGGTCACGGCACAGTCCATGAACGGCAGGTGATCCGGGTTGACGGCAGCGTTGTTTGGGCAGTAGATCAGCGATCCGTCGGATTTGGCCGCGACGATGTCGACGCTGCCGTCACCGGATACGTCGCCTTCCACGACTTTGGTGGCGTTCTGCCAGCCGCCGCCGGTGGTGACGCAGTCCATGAATGGCAGGTGGTCCGGGTTGACGGCCGCGTTGTTCGGGCAGTAGATCAGCGATCCGTCGGTCTTGGTGGCAAGCAGGTCGGCGGAGCCGTCGCCGGACACGTCACCGTCGACGTGTTTGGTCGGCGGGGGACTGTCGACCACGCCAGGTGGCGTCACATAACCGGAAATCAGCACGTTCTGTGCACCGGCGCGCGCTGTGAGCGGATTGATGGTCGTACGCACCACTCTGTTGTTGTAGTTGCCATTGATTGTCGTGATGACACCGTTGCCGACCGATTCGACGATGCTCACGTGTCCGCCAACCTGACCGTCCGGTGGTCCGTAGACCACTACGTCTCCCGGCCGCGGGTCGCCGAAGCCACCGTTGCGTGGCTTGAACAGGCCGTGGTTGACACCCCACAGGCCGACGCCACGAGCCACCAGTGTGGTCGGCACCGGCGACACGCCGGACTGCGACCAGACCCAGTTGGTGAACGCGGCACACCAGTCGGCGCACACGCTGGTGTATTTCGTGCACTGGTTGCCGTCGCCGGCATAGCCGACCTGGCTGGCCGCTTTGGCCACGATCGCGGCTCTTGTGGCGGCTTGGATTGTGGCCGTTGGCGGCGATTGCGCCGCAACGGGACTGGCCAGGCCGGCAAGCAGCAGGACCGCGATCGCGACCCCGGCCGCTCGACGGCCGGTTGCTGACATCAGCATGCGACCACCCTTCGGACAGAGTTTTAGCACTAAAACCGGACCGCTGGTGATCCTGGCGAGCGGTCATCTCTGTCGCGTCACAGGCACATCTCATGCATTTCTCTTCGAGATACCGGAGACGTCTTCTCATATTCGTGTCAGCTGTCTATAGTCCACGCCAACTGGCCTACTGGAGTGAGTGAGATGAGATTCGGACTGCTGGGGCCGTTCGAGGCTTTTGCTCAGGATCGGCCGATTTCCGTACGCGGCAACAACAACCGCGTCATCCTCGCCGGCCTGCTGGTCAACGTGAACCATCCGATCAGCAGCGAACGCATCGCGAGTTGGCTGTGGAGCGACCGCGGCGACCGGGTTTCGCCGGCACCGCCGCGTCGAGTCGCCAATGTCCGCACGTACGTCCAGCGGATCCGCCAGCAGTTGCCGGACGAGATCCTGCGAACGACCGTCCACGGTTACGCCGTACGCGCCGATCCCGACTGCATCGACCTGCACCGCTTTGCCCGGCTGCTCGCGCTTGGCCGGCGGGCACAGCTGCGCGGCGACCACGCCGAGGCGGTCATGCTGTTCACCGACGCGATCGCGGCCTGGCGCGGACCGGCTCTCGACGACATCGACTCGCCGGCACTGCACGAGGAACTGGCCGTACGGCTCGGAAACGACGAGCTGATGGCACATCAGCAGCGCGCCGAGTCACTGCTGACGCTCGGCCGGCACCGCGAGGTCGTGACCGAACTGGCCCGGCTGGTGCGCCGGCATCCGCTCCGCGAGCCACTGGTCGGCTGCCTGATGACGGCGCATTATCGCTGCGGTGACCGCGCCGCCGCGGTCGCGCAGTTCGAGGCGACTCGCCGTGCGTTGCGGGAAAATCTCGGCATCGACCCGTCCAACGAGCTGCAGCGCCTGCACGTACGCATCCTGCGCGCCGACCCGACGCTCGACCTGCCGCTAACGATCGTGTAGGACTGGCGAGCACGATCGTGCCGGCGCAGCTCAGTGCCGCGCCGATGATCGTGCCGACGAGCCACCAGCCGCGCTAGGGCGGTGCTGGTGTGACTGCTGTGGTCAACCATGCAGGTGAGACGGCCTGACCGGGTAATACTTGGTTGACAAGACATCAAACCGGGCAATTGGCACCCCCGGACATTGAGCCTGGCCCGGCGAGCAG
Proteins encoded:
- a CDS encoding alpha-glucuronidase family glycosyl hydrolase; translated protein: MTGLTRRSLLAGSAGLAAGGVLPPPAASAAEDGYELWLRYRRVEDPALLAAYRAMITHLVVGGGEAVRAELTRGLSGMLGRAVPERPEPPGAGAVIVGTPQTSRLVAAYVDAGELRGLGPEGYLIQRRRGWIFVASMGDRGLVYGAFHLLRLLQTGESLARLDIRERPAYALRLANHWDNLDRTVERGFAGLSIFHWDELPNVRGRYADYARALASVGLNGTVVNNVNANARFLSSAMIHGLAGLAAVLREWGISLYLSANFASPMALSGLPTADPLDADVQAWWRAKAAEVYAAIPDFGGFLVKANSEGQPGPGDYGRTHADGANLIAAAVRPYGGIVMWRAFVHNFDPRTWASEAYRTFQPLDGKFADNVVLQIKNGPIDFQVREPVHPLFGALPHTKTMLELQVTQEYTGQSTHLCYLVPEWKQVYDFDTRGAGTVARIVGGAAGVMNIGDDRDWTGHQLAAANTHGYGRLAWNPALEPAGIAAEWARMTFGPCAQTVVSMLLESWPAFEAYTSPLGCGFLQNGGNHFDPDPVVSHGSHLADARGVGFDRTAATGTGDTGLWFPPVAAMYESLAGCPDELLLFFHHVAYTHRLRSGKTVIQHIYDSHFDGLLAAERLRRQWRTVRTDPSRFAAILDRFDHQVAHATIWRDTITEYFFEWSRILDVRRSWIQTRFAEPAVAVLAGTSNDVAVTVGNASADRVDAAVRLVAPAGWTSGTATASLDSTEFTAIPVPLTVPAATPGFATVGATAEASLDVITGARAANDAVVTPAGPQCVLALDAGTTGSPVLSTYQKLSPADLWDASRGFGWVGGKPQSRDRVILDALRRDFVNDTTARTLRLGLPAGGFDAYALVGDTNSLYPTRIRSGGTLLAASDAMPGNAFTWLRFRLGGGQVDLELSGDPGQHWHLNALVIIAGT
- a CDS encoding glycine cleavage system protein H, translating into MPEFPVDRSYTVDHEWVRLLPGEPLDEPVRVGITSVATDALGDLVFLDLPKVGSTVTTGEVCGEVESTKTVSELYPPVSGRVSAVNAAAVDDPSVVTADPYGAGWLFAVLPTATGDLLTAAQYAEKCGP
- a CDS encoding L-serine ammonia-lyase, with the translated sequence MTVSVFDLFSIGIGPSSSHTVGPMRAAGRFVADLKASGELAEVTGVRVDLYGSLAATGAGHGTQPAILVGLEGHQPETIDPDELERRREQIRATGRINLGGVTPVALTEDAIVLHALTILPRHPNGMTITAYAGGRAVHAQTYFSVGGGFVVTESEPLRAKPSADTPYSFGSAAELLALTTSHDLTVSGLMLAYERAFRSTSQVIDRLLRIRDVMVACERRGIGRDGVLPGRLRVRRRAAEWFRRLDAEDPRREPAFAEDWVNLVALAVNEENAAGGRIVTAPTNGAAGIIPAVLHYALHYTPAGKADPDDATVRFLLAAGAIGSLYKERASISGAEVGCQGEVGSAASMAAAGLAEVLGGVPAQVENAAEIAMEHSLGLTCDPIGGLVQIPCIERNAISAGKAINAARMALRGDGVHRVSLDQVIETMRSTGQDMSSKYKETSTGGLAVNVPVSVVEC
- the lexA gene encoding transcriptional repressor LexA, with product MSADDFEHLDTSTLPERQRRILVAIRDWVVRHGYSPSTREIGDAVGLRSSSSVSKHLASLEDKGFLRRGATVSRPIDVRAFLHEPAEQAISDDSVSVPVVGDIAAGTPISAIEHVDDQLSLPRELTGRGTVFALRVRGDSMIDAAICDGDMVVVRQQSEAYSGQIVAAMIDEEATVKVYRRRGGHVYLEPRNPAYSVIDGDDAVILGIVVSVLRSV
- a CDS encoding transglycosylase SLT domain-containing protein — its product is MSRRLLALLAAVFLAAAGLSAPAYAATGADLCAQVGLNAGFPRDRLVTAVAVALAESRCNPLAKSPPNHNGTIDRGLWQINSGAHPEVSDACAYDAQCNANAAYRISSGGTNWQPWSTYNNGAYRAYLSEAQAAVDRLGSQPPKRKHVDGDVSGDGSADLLATKTDGSLIYCPNNAAVNPDHLPFMDCVTTGGGWQNATKVVEGDVSGDGSVDIVAAKSDGSLIYCPNNAAVNPDHLPFMDCAVTGSGWGSTVTHMFLGDVSGDGSADLLATKTDGSLIYCPNNAAVNPGHVPFLDCATTGGGWDPAHVTNIAVGDVSGDGSVDILATKTDGSLIYCPNNAATNPGHLPFMDCVTTGNGWTDTAQIFAADVSGDGSADLLAIKSDGTLVYCPNNAAVNPGHLPFMDCANTGSGWQPSNATHVLAVDVSGDGSVDLLASKADGSLIYCPNNAATNPGHAPFVSCVTTGNGWQPSQVTRLLANNA
- a CDS encoding CHAP domain-containing protein translates to MLMSATGRRAAGVAIAVLLLAGLASPVAAQSPPTATIQAATRAAIVAKAASQVGYAGDGNQCTKYTSVCADWCAAFTNWVWSQSGVSPVPTTLVARGVGLWGVNHGLFKPRNGGFGDPRPGDVVVYGPPDGQVGGHVSIVESVGNGVITTINGNYNNRVVRTTINPLTARAGAQNVLISGYVTPPGVVDSPPPTKHVDGDVSGDGSADLLATKTDGSLIYCPNNAAVNPDHLPFMDCVTTGGGWQNATKVVEGDVSGDGSVDIVAAKSDGSLIYCPNNAAVNPDHLPFMDCAVTGSGWGSTVTHMFLGDVSGDGSADLLATKTDGSLIYCPNNAAINPGHLPFMDCVTTGGGWDPAHVTNIAVGDVSGDGSVDILATKTDGTLIYCPNNGAINPDHLPFMDCVTTGSGWSDTTQIFAADVSGDGSADLLAIKGDGTLVYCPNNAAVNPGHLPFMDCANTGSGWQPSNATHVLAVDVSGDGSVDLLASKADGSLIYCPNNAATNPGHAPFVSCVTTGNGWQPSLVSRLVANAS
- a CDS encoding AfsR/SARP family transcriptional regulator, yielding MRFGLLGPFEAFAQDRPISVRGNNNRVILAGLLVNVNHPISSERIASWLWSDRGDRVSPAPPRRVANVRTYVQRIRQQLPDEILRTTVHGYAVRADPDCIDLHRFARLLALGRRAQLRGDHAEAVMLFTDAIAAWRGPALDDIDSPALHEELAVRLGNDELMAHQQRAESLLTLGRHREVVTELARLVRRHPLREPLVGCLMTAHYRCGDRAAAVAQFEATRRALRENLGIDPSNELQRLHVRILRADPTLDLPLTIV